A region of Phycisphaerae bacterium DNA encodes the following proteins:
- a CDS encoding decaprenyl-phosphate phosphoribosyltransferase, whose amino-acid sequence MVNYIRLLRPADWIKNVFVFAALLFGKQLENRQAVMLSLLAFVTFCLASSAGYVLNDILDRKRDRLHPTKKDRPLACGTVSVASASAMVAVLVALCVILCWLTLPPAFWLTVGIYLALSWTYSVALKHRMLLDVIVIAMLFVLRAIGGAEAISVEVSPWLLTCTFMLCLFLGFGKRRCEVAMIDNSHAMRGHRPLLVRYTPDLLTHLLSTSAGVTIITFLLYTLDTTRKSPFEATKQNLIYTLPLVVYGVYRYAMLIELGKGTGPTDLILKDAPFLAAVLLWVLSAWAILYGFPQLGITLPSLTTAPAG is encoded by the coding sequence ATGGTCAACTACATCCGGCTACTGCGGCCCGCCGATTGGATCAAGAACGTCTTCGTTTTCGCCGCATTGCTGTTCGGCAAGCAGTTGGAAAACCGCCAGGCGGTGATGCTCTCGCTCTTGGCCTTCGTAACGTTCTGTCTGGCTTCCTCGGCCGGCTATGTGTTAAACGACATCCTCGATCGCAAGCGCGACCGTCTCCACCCCACCAAGAAAGATCGCCCGTTGGCCTGTGGGACCGTATCCGTGGCCTCGGCATCCGCCATGGTTGCGGTGTTGGTTGCCCTGTGCGTCATCTTGTGTTGGTTGACCCTTCCACCAGCATTCTGGTTGACCGTGGGCATCTACTTGGCCTTGAGCTGGACGTATTCCGTGGCTCTCAAGCACCGGATGTTGCTGGACGTCATCGTCATCGCCATGCTGTTCGTTCTCCGGGCCATCGGCGGTGCGGAAGCCATCAGCGTCGAGGTATCGCCCTGGCTGCTCACATGCACGTTCATGCTCTGCCTGTTCCTTGGATTCGGCAAGAGACGCTGCGAGGTAGCGATGATCGACAACAGCCACGCCATGCGCGGCCACCGGCCCCTCCTCGTCCGGTACACGCCGGATTTGCTCACCCACCTGTTGAGCACCTCCGCGGGCGTAACTATCATCACCTTTCTCCTGTACACGCTCGACACCACGAGAAAGTCGCCTTTCGAGGCCACCAAGCAGAACCTCATCTACACGCTGCCGCTGGTGGTCTACGGCGTCTACCGCTATGCGATGCTGATCGAGCTGGGCAAGGGAACGGGACCAACCGACCTGATCCTTAAGGACGCCCCCTTTCTGGCGGCCGTTCTGCTCTGGGTGCTCTCGGCCTGGGCCATTCTCTATGGCTTCCCTCAACTCGGCATCACTCTCCCGAGCCTCACGACCGCCCCGGCCGGCTAG
- a CDS encoding flagellin: MSMTIGSNAGLYQLLHTMNRLESERAVTMARLSTGRRINRGADDPAGLIALNSLRSELASVDAAISVNTRNQSFLNVADSTLMEIGKLTAEIEGLVVAAQGSTVTTEEKAAYQAQIDANIEAIDRLVNNAEFNGQKIFNGENRINATTDDADAIKDIKVHSRNPSVTGNISLSVTISTAAAFAFSNSSTGYNLASALSGDAVIQVTGKLGTAVITLTSGSDSAAILAAINAEKETTGVSAFAGDSGRLTYASTEKGSEAFVTVSVISGPQAMVTNGGTTKVTGSDAVVSINGQSAMASGTEVYYNGNGLSLSFTLNDDTPDTHTVTVIGGGAVFRLGTDLNSRTALGLQGMNTYELGRADLGYLSSLKSGGANSLIASGSKALAIAKEAGQQVAVMAGRIGGFNKYQIGSTLNALNVAKEELSDAAGRIGDTDYALELATLERQNIVMEAAVSLLSIANSQARSVLNLLK; the protein is encoded by the coding sequence ATGTCCATGACCATTGGTTCCAACGCGGGGCTCTATCAACTCCTCCACACCATGAACCGCCTGGAGTCCGAGCGAGCCGTGACCATGGCCCGGCTTTCGACAGGCCGGCGCATCAATCGTGGCGCCGATGACCCGGCCGGGCTCATCGCCCTGAACTCGTTACGTTCCGAACTTGCGTCCGTCGACGCCGCCATCAGCGTTAACACGAGGAATCAGTCATTCTTGAATGTCGCAGACAGCACTCTGATGGAAATCGGCAAACTGACGGCCGAAATTGAGGGACTCGTGGTGGCCGCACAGGGCTCGACGGTGACCACCGAGGAAAAGGCCGCGTACCAGGCCCAGATTGATGCAAACATCGAGGCCATCGATCGACTGGTCAACAACGCCGAGTTCAACGGGCAGAAGATCTTTAATGGTGAAAACCGCATCAATGCCACAACCGATGACGCCGACGCGATCAAGGATATCAAGGTCCACAGCCGCAACCCGAGCGTGACGGGAAACATATCCCTGAGCGTCACGATCAGCACCGCGGCCGCTTTTGCCTTTTCGAATTCGTCAACCGGATATAATCTGGCAAGCGCTTTGTCAGGTGACGCCGTCATCCAGGTGACCGGCAAGCTCGGAACAGCCGTCATCACGCTGACCAGCGGATCGGACAGCGCCGCCATCCTGGCGGCCATCAACGCCGAGAAAGAAACGACGGGCGTCAGCGCCTTCGCCGGCGACAGCGGCAGGCTTACCTATGCATCCACCGAAAAGGGCTCGGAAGCCTTCGTCACCGTCTCGGTCATCTCCGGGCCCCAAGCCATGGTCACCAACGGCGGCACGACGAAGGTCACCGGCTCGGATGCGGTGGTCAGCATCAACGGTCAGAGCGCGATGGCCTCCGGCACCGAGGTTTACTACAACGGAAATGGACTTAGCCTCAGCTTCACGCTCAACGACGACACGCCCGACACCCATACCGTCACGGTGATCGGCGGAGGCGCCGTCTTCAGGCTGGGAACGGATCTCAACTCGCGGACTGCCCTTGGCCTCCAGGGAATGAACACCTATGAACTGGGCCGGGCCGATCTGGGATACCTCAGCTCGCTCAAGAGCGGAGGTGCAAACTCCCTGATCGCCTCAGGCAGTAAGGCGCTCGCTATCGCCAAGGAAGCCGGTCAACAGGTTGCGGTCATGGCCGGCCGCATCGGCGGGTTCAACAAATACCAGATCGGATCAACGCTAAACGCTTTGAACGTAGCCAAGGAAGAGCTGTCCGACGCCGCCGGCCGGATCGGGGATACCGACTACGCCCTCGAACTGGCGACACTCGAACGCCAGAATATTGTCATGGAGGCGGCTGTCTCGCTCCTGAGCATCGCGAATTCTCAGGCCAGAAGCGTGTTGAACTTGCTGAAATAG
- a CDS encoding redoxin domain-containing protein, producing the protein MRKSLCVSAIISALAVWVLTCALAIGAQEPPGIVPPATTGGGTPRIEIAEPKHDFGKVWVGDKLEHAFNIRNVGDAELKILAVKPKCGCTTPAGYPKTIAPGSSADFLFRLNADRYRGDYSTTIDVETNDPLNKIVHLTLSVHMQHHLEANPSFVLFDKLRPDASAQTTVMLTNKTDKELKLATRGLLPAMQVFTWELKEISPGKTYQLLVSANPPYPGKRNQQTIEIDLGIEGIPPVRIPCTAVVPERLDIEPRMLLVPVDSRPRTRVIAFTNNSNNDVRLLEAVSADSNIAVNVSTLKPGRDYRVNLTFPANYVAPAEGTFITLKTDDTEQAEIKIPVRSPATATRPTGAPPDVFADAQRATLSPQAAETPSDSQPAMQLIGIPAPVINAATFDGRPLQIGGPAGRVRLLTFYTSWCGYCRQALPGVEDLHKRYKDKGVEVLAINLDVRTGRQPRTEEQVLAHYKELNLSMPMIMDPYQLIGPRFRVRSHPTFVLIGKSGVVEAVHFGHTVPFGSTLPTQIDLLLQGKTRSDFPPAVAEALPPAATQPTATQPAARRDPVMELVGNPAPSATVKTIDGKETKIGAGSERIQLLAFYASWCGFCKKAMPTVEQIHKDYGNKGIEVIAINQDSREGARGRTEDQTLTTYKEWNLSMPMTMDPRQAIGRQFKVRGYPTFVLVGRSGIVEAAHVGAAPTFDSTVRTELDLLLKGKNREAFPQQPAAPVATQPEQRDPAMQLTGKPAPSVSAQTPDGKEIKIGSANGKVQLLAFYASWCGFCKAAMPAVEQLHKEFKDKGVEVIAINQDARSGRGARTQEQSLATYKEWNLSMPVTMDPDHKIGEQFLVRGYPTFFVVGSNGKVEAVYVGGGAVSGGTARSLLDSLLKNKPLTGTPGAGSGAPAASQPAT; encoded by the coding sequence ATGAGGAAGTCTCTTTGCGTATCAGCGATCATTTCAGCCCTCGCGGTTTGGGTTTTGACCTGCGCCCTGGCGATTGGGGCTCAAGAACCACCCGGCATCGTCCCGCCCGCAACGACCGGCGGCGGCACACCAAGAATCGAGATCGCCGAGCCGAAACACGACTTCGGCAAAGTCTGGGTGGGTGACAAGTTGGAGCACGCCTTCAACATCCGCAACGTCGGTGACGCCGAACTGAAAATCCTGGCCGTCAAGCCCAAGTGCGGCTGCACGACCCCGGCGGGGTACCCGAAAACCATTGCCCCCGGCTCCTCGGCCGATTTCCTCTTCCGCCTGAACGCCGACCGGTACAGAGGAGACTACTCCACCACGATCGACGTCGAGACGAACGACCCGCTAAACAAGATCGTCCACCTCACCCTCTCCGTCCATATGCAGCACCACCTTGAGGCCAATCCCTCCTTTGTGCTTTTCGACAAGTTGCGGCCTGACGCCAGCGCACAGACAACCGTCATGTTGACGAACAAGACCGACAAGGAGCTCAAACTGGCGACCCGGGGGCTGCTCCCCGCCATGCAGGTCTTCACGTGGGAGCTCAAGGAGATCTCGCCCGGCAAGACCTATCAGCTTCTGGTGTCCGCCAACCCCCCTTACCCCGGCAAGCGCAACCAACAGACCATTGAGATCGACCTCGGCATCGAGGGCATTCCTCCCGTAAGGATACCATGCACCGCGGTTGTGCCCGAACGACTCGACATCGAGCCGCGGATGCTGTTAGTCCCTGTCGATAGCCGGCCGAGGACTCGCGTCATCGCTTTCACAAACAACAGCAACAACGACGTCAGACTGCTGGAAGCCGTCTCGGCAGACTCGAACATTGCAGTGAATGTCAGCACCCTCAAGCCCGGCAGAGACTATCGCGTCAATCTGACGTTCCCGGCGAACTACGTGGCGCCCGCCGAAGGCACGTTCATCACGCTGAAGACCGACGACACGGAACAAGCGGAAATTAAGATCCCCGTTCGCAGCCCTGCGACGGCCACGCGGCCGACGGGCGCCCCCCCCGACGTTTTCGCCGACGCCCAGCGGGCTACTCTCAGTCCACAGGCTGCGGAGACACCGTCAGATTCACAGCCGGCCATGCAGTTGATCGGAATACCGGCGCCGGTCATCAATGCCGCCACCTTTGACGGCCGGCCCCTTCAGATCGGCGGCCCGGCAGGCAGGGTCAGGCTGCTGACTTTCTACACCTCGTGGTGCGGCTATTGCAGGCAAGCCCTTCCCGGTGTTGAAGATCTCCACAAAAGATACAAGGATAAGGGCGTTGAGGTGCTGGCCATCAACCTGGACGTGCGCACGGGCAGGCAGCCACGTACCGAAGAACAGGTCTTGGCCCACTACAAAGAACTGAACTTGTCCATGCCCATGATTATGGATCCATACCAGTTGATCGGGCCGAGGTTCCGGGTCAGGAGCCACCCGACATTCGTTCTCATCGGCAAGTCCGGAGTCGTCGAGGCAGTCCACTTCGGACACACCGTGCCCTTCGGTTCCACGCTCCCGACGCAGATCGACCTGCTCCTGCAAGGCAAGACTCGCTCCGACTTCCCGCCGGCCGTCGCCGAGGCCCTGCCGCCGGCCGCAACTCAGCCGACCGCCACCCAGCCGGCGGCACGCCGCGACCCGGTCATGGAACTCGTCGGCAACCCCGCTCCTTCGGCGACCGTGAAAACCATCGACGGCAAGGAAACCAAGATCGGAGCCGGAAGCGAACGCATCCAACTGTTGGCCTTCTATGCGTCCTGGTGCGGGTTCTGCAAGAAAGCCATGCCCACGGTCGAGCAGATCCACAAGGATTACGGCAACAAAGGTATTGAGGTGATTGCTATCAACCAGGACAGCCGCGAAGGAGCCCGAGGCAGAACGGAGGACCAAACGCTGACCACATACAAGGAGTGGAATCTGTCCATGCCGATGACCATGGATCCGAGGCAGGCGATCGGCCGGCAGTTCAAGGTCAGAGGTTACCCCACCTTCGTCCTTGTTGGCCGAAGCGGTATTGTTGAGGCCGCTCATGTGGGAGCCGCCCCGACTTTCGACTCGACCGTGCGAACCGAGCTGGATCTGCTGCTGAAAGGCAAGAACCGCGAGGCCTTCCCGCAACAGCCTGCTGCTCCGGTCGCCACCCAACCAGAACAGCGAGACCCGGCGATGCAGCTCACAGGCAAGCCGGCACCGTCAGTGTCGGCCCAGACACCTGACGGCAAGGAAATCAAGATCGGCAGCGCCAACGGCAAGGTCCAACTCCTGGCCTTTTACGCCTCCTGGTGCGGGTTCTGCAAAGCCGCCATGCCCGCTGTCGAGCAGTTGCACAAAGAGTTTAAGGACAAGGGCGTCGAAGTCATCGCCATCAACCAGGATGCCCGAAGCGGCCGCGGAGCCAGAACCCAAGAGCAGTCGCTGGCAACCTACAAGGAATGGAACCTCTCCATGCCCGTGACGATGGATCCCGACCACAAGATCGGCGAGCAGTTCTTGGTCCGAGGCTACCCCACCTTCTTTGTCGTCGGCAGTAACGGAAAGGTCGAAGCGGTCTACGTCGGCGGCGGAGCGGTGTCGGGTGGCACGGCTCGTTCCCTGCTCGACTCTCTTCTCAAAAACAAGCCCTTAACAGGAACACCCGGGGCCGGCAGCGGAGCACCGGCTGCATCCCAACCAGCCACCTAG
- the hemH gene encoding ferrochelatase, with amino-acid sequence MIRSESSRGPFDAVLLVSFGGPQGPQDVGPFLDNILRGRPTPPGRVEAIIANYMRYNGVSPITEITRRQAAGVRQRLADAGVELPVYVGMRNWHPYLADVMAEMSRAGVRRAIGFITAAHHSYASCGQYKENVREARRRLAELGLPDVEVTYVESWYDHPGFIGTLARQVRAAIDRLEAPLRPKARIVFTAHSIPVAMAESCRYREQLQTTARMVAEDLGRRDWALVYQSRSGPPQDPWLGPDINDYLKAEHEKGLEAVVVSPIGFICDHIEVLCDLDVKVGDLCREIGLPMARAETVNDDPMFLDMMTEVVLRACNRHKRFPPLMITSR; translated from the coding sequence ATGATTCGAAGCGAATCGAGTCGCGGTCCATTCGACGCAGTCCTGCTTGTGTCGTTTGGCGGACCACAAGGTCCTCAAGACGTTGGTCCTTTTTTGGACAACATACTTCGTGGCCGGCCCACCCCGCCTGGCCGCGTCGAGGCCATTATCGCCAACTACATGCGATACAACGGGGTATCGCCGATCACCGAAATCACCCGGCGTCAGGCGGCCGGGGTGCGTCAACGTCTGGCAGACGCGGGTGTTGAGCTGCCCGTGTACGTGGGCATGCGGAACTGGCATCCCTATCTGGCGGATGTCATGGCCGAGATGAGCCGGGCGGGGGTTCGCCGGGCGATCGGCTTCATCACCGCCGCCCATCATTCGTATGCCAGTTGCGGGCAGTACAAGGAGAACGTGCGCGAGGCCCGACGACGTCTTGCGGAGCTGGGTCTTCCCGACGTCGAAGTCACGTATGTGGAGAGTTGGTACGATCATCCTGGCTTCATCGGCACGCTGGCTCGGCAGGTTCGGGCTGCGATTGACAGGCTTGAGGCGCCGCTGCGGCCCAAGGCAAGGATCGTTTTCACGGCTCACAGTATTCCCGTTGCGATGGCCGAGAGTTGCCGTTACCGCGAGCAGTTGCAGACAACGGCCCGGATGGTTGCCGAAGATCTTGGCCGCAGAGACTGGGCGTTGGTCTACCAGAGCCGCAGCGGTCCTCCGCAGGACCCGTGGCTCGGACCGGATATCAACGATTACCTGAAGGCCGAGCACGAAAAGGGACTTGAAGCAGTGGTGGTCTCGCCGATCGGGTTCATCTGTGATCACATCGAGGTATTGTGCGACCTGGACGTGAAGGTCGGCGACCTGTGCCGCGAGATCGGCCTGCCCATGGCTCGGGCCGAGACCGTCAATGACGATCCGATGTTCCTTGACATGATGACCGAGGTCGTGCTACGAGCCTGCAACCGCCACAAGCGATTTCCACCACTGATGATCACATCGCGATAG
- a CDS encoding antitoxin family protein, whose translation MTKAIYADGVFKPEEKLDLPDQQRVQVIIQPIEEQADTNHTAALDRFFDHVSRSEFSYTGPMPTRDELHDRV comes from the coding sequence ATGACCAAAGCTATCTACGCAGACGGGGTCTTCAAGCCTGAGGAGAAGCTCGATTTGCCTGATCAGCAGCGGGTGCAAGTGATTATCCAGCCAATAGAAGAGCAGGCAGACACCAATCACACCGCAGCCCTGGATCGGTTCTTCGACCACGTGTCCCGTTCAGAGTTCTCTTATACGGGCCCCATGCCCACCCGCGACGAGCTGCATGACCGCGTTTGA
- a CDS encoding ABC transporter substrate-binding protein: MRRTRRDFLGKTIRGAASVSLGGSLLSAGGCFRSEPPDGRIHLRYWDKWDGFEGDAMRAVVKDFNDSQGGITVHYTPVGVIDRKLLAATSGGDPPDVAGLWEHNVTPFAEQGALTPLDELMSRDGIGRDHWIAAYVKICTHKGIMWAVPTTPFASGLHYNAALFEASADQLRARGLDPGRGPATLAELDAYAEALTKYDASGNLVQLGFLPQEPGRFIWAWGFWFGGKLIGEDDTITADDPLNVAAYEWIQSYSRKYGVDRIKRFSSGFGNLASPQNPFFSGKVAMVLDGAWMHNYIQQYAPGMRYGVVPWPKTPHGPERFSTVGCDIMVIPRGVPAERREAAWQFVKYVISQPAMEKLNLGHRKATPLTKVSDDFLKKHPHRYLDLFISLSKSKGVVSPLHVGIWSQYQTELFAAFERVRLLQSNPATGKPYTAREALDIVQERMTRAYARYKRSLSLRPPISGRLS, encoded by the coding sequence ATGCGGAGGACTCGGCGGGATTTTCTCGGGAAGACGATTCGCGGCGCGGCTTCGGTCTCGCTGGGGGGCTCGCTGTTGTCGGCCGGGGGGTGTTTTCGGAGCGAACCGCCGGACGGGCGAATCCATCTTCGCTACTGGGACAAGTGGGACGGTTTCGAAGGCGACGCCATGCGGGCGGTGGTCAAGGACTTCAACGACTCGCAGGGCGGCATTACGGTTCACTATACGCCCGTCGGGGTGATCGACCGTAAGCTGCTGGCGGCCACCTCGGGTGGCGACCCTCCGGACGTGGCGGGGTTGTGGGAGCACAATGTCACGCCCTTTGCCGAACAGGGGGCGTTGACGCCGCTCGATGAGCTCATGAGCCGCGACGGGATCGGCCGCGACCACTGGATCGCGGCGTACGTGAAGATCTGCACGCATAAGGGCATCATGTGGGCGGTGCCGACGACGCCCTTTGCCAGCGGGCTGCACTACAACGCGGCCTTATTCGAGGCGTCCGCTGATCAGCTTCGGGCCAGAGGGCTCGATCCCGGTCGCGGGCCGGCGACGCTGGCGGAGCTCGACGCCTACGCCGAGGCCCTGACCAAGTACGATGCCTCGGGCAATCTTGTGCAATTGGGTTTTCTGCCACAGGAGCCGGGACGATTCATCTGGGCCTGGGGTTTCTGGTTTGGCGGCAAGCTGATCGGCGAGGACGACACAATCACCGCCGATGACCCGCTCAACGTGGCGGCCTATGAGTGGATCCAGAGCTACTCCCGCAAATACGGCGTTGATCGGATCAAGCGCTTCTCCAGCGGGTTCGGCAACCTGGCGTCGCCGCAGAATCCCTTTTTCTCAGGTAAGGTGGCGATGGTCCTGGACGGTGCGTGGATGCACAACTATATCCAGCAGTACGCTCCCGGCATGCGTTACGGCGTGGTGCCCTGGCCCAAGACGCCACATGGACCTGAACGCTTCAGCACCGTGGGTTGTGACATTATGGTCATTCCGCGCGGCGTGCCGGCCGAGCGGCGCGAAGCCGCCTGGCAGTTCGTCAAGTACGTTATCTCGCAGCCGGCGATGGAGAAGCTGAACCTGGGACATCGAAAGGCGACCCCGCTGACCAAGGTGAGCGACGACTTTCTCAAGAAGCACCCGCACCGTTATCTCGATTTGTTCATCAGCCTGTCCAAGAGCAAGGGGGTGGTTTCGCCTCTGCACGTGGGCATCTGGAGCCAGTATCAGACGGAGCTTTTCGCCGCGTTCGAGCGGGTGCGGTTGCTGCAGAGCAATCCGGCGACCGGCAAGCCCTACACAGCCAGGGAGGCGCTCGATATCGTCCAGGAACGGATGACCCGGGCATACGCCCGATACAAAAGGTCGCTCTCGTTGCGTCCGCCGATCTCGGGGAGGTTGTCATGA
- a CDS encoding sugar ABC transporter permease, producing the protein MTRADRRHLVNGILFASPWLIGLSVFLAYPILSSLYYSFCDYSTLRPAVWVGLQNYQDLGQDAVMFKSLRNTLVFGAIALPGSLTAALMLALLLNSGVRGLPIFRTIFYLPCLVPAVASAMLWLWVLNGDFGILNYALGALLGPLGLRPPTWLADPLWAKPALAIMSIWGCGGTMVIYLAGLQDVPAELYEAAEIDGAGWWRRLFHVTLPCLSPVIYFTLIIGIIAVLQVFTPAYIMGGGPQGGTQGQPAQSTLFYALYMWAQAFEWLRMGYGCAMAWILFVIILVLTLIAHRTAGKRVTYVG; encoded by the coding sequence ATGACCCGCGCAGACCGGCGACATCTTGTCAACGGGATTCTTTTCGCCTCACCGTGGCTGATCGGCCTGAGTGTTTTCCTTGCGTATCCGATCCTTTCGTCGCTGTACTACAGTTTTTGCGATTACTCGACGCTGCGACCGGCCGTCTGGGTGGGGTTGCAGAACTATCAGGATCTCGGTCAGGATGCGGTGATGTTCAAGTCATTGCGGAACACGCTGGTTTTCGGGGCCATTGCGTTGCCCGGGAGCCTGACGGCGGCTCTGATGCTGGCCCTGCTGCTGAATTCGGGCGTGCGCGGGTTGCCGATCTTCAGGACGATCTTTTACTTGCCGTGCCTCGTGCCGGCCGTGGCTTCAGCCATGTTGTGGTTGTGGGTGCTCAACGGGGATTTCGGCATTCTCAATTATGCCCTGGGAGCTCTGCTTGGGCCGCTTGGTCTGCGGCCGCCCACTTGGCTGGCCGATCCGCTGTGGGCCAAACCGGCATTGGCGATTATGAGCATCTGGGGCTGCGGTGGGACGATGGTGATCTATCTGGCGGGTTTGCAGGACGTGCCCGCCGAACTGTACGAAGCGGCGGAGATCGACGGGGCCGGCTGGTGGCGGAGACTGTTTCACGTCACATTGCCTTGCCTGTCGCCGGTGATCTATTTCACGCTGATCATCGGAATCATCGCCGTCCTGCAGGTTTTCACGCCGGCGTACATCATGGGCGGCGGCCCGCAGGGTGGAACCCAGGGCCAGCCGGCGCAGTCGACCTTGTTCTACGCCCTGTACATGTGGGCCCAGGCGTTCGAGTGGCTTCGGATGGGCTATGGTTGCGCGATGGCATGGATTCTGTTTGTCATCATCCTGGTGTTGACGCTCATCGCCCACCGGACGGCCGGCAAGCGGGTGACGTATGTTGGGTGA
- a CDS encoding carbohydrate ABC transporter permease, producing the protein MEPRTLFGKVLAYALLVLGSFLFIFPFIWLLSTSLKPLEQSTAMPPQWIPRQYRATIDGRECEVVRGETLAARMLVVRLDIEDETDPRGGQKLLVPESDYQDGTIPLKVAGIEQRIPVTVLRRAEPGWCYIKERKTLVDMNAPAVWDIVPPEAVESRAKLFWGNFPAAINKMGTARVWMPLLGEREVSIFWLYLRNTLIVCLLGVTGTVCSSSLAAYSLAKIPWRGRGVLFGLTLATMMVPFAVLMVPLYTLFARFGWIGTLLPLWVPAFFGSGFNIFLLRQFFLTIPKDLSEAARIDGCSEFGIFWRVILPLSKPALAVVALFHFLYAWNDFMGPLLFLTRRETFTLSLGLQAFQSQHGGTDWTSLMAASTLICLPIIVLFFFTQKTFIKGIATTGLKG; encoded by the coding sequence ATGGAACCTCGGACTCTGTTCGGCAAGGTGCTGGCGTACGCGCTCCTGGTGCTTGGGAGCTTCCTGTTCATCTTCCCGTTCATCTGGCTGTTGAGCACGTCGCTCAAACCGCTTGAGCAATCGACGGCCATGCCGCCGCAGTGGATTCCCCGCCAGTACCGGGCAACCATCGACGGCCGCGAGTGCGAAGTGGTTCGCGGCGAGACGCTTGCCGCGCGGATGCTCGTAGTTCGACTGGACATCGAGGACGAGACGGACCCGCGGGGAGGGCAAAAGCTGCTTGTACCGGAAAGCGACTATCAGGACGGCACGATCCCGCTCAAAGTCGCCGGAATCGAACAACGGATACCAGTGACGGTTCTGCGCAGAGCCGAGCCGGGGTGGTGTTACATCAAGGAGCGCAAGACGCTGGTGGACATGAACGCCCCGGCCGTGTGGGACATCGTGCCGCCGGAAGCCGTCGAGAGCCGCGCGAAGCTATTTTGGGGCAACTTTCCGGCCGCGATCAATAAGATGGGTACGGCGCGGGTCTGGATGCCGTTGCTGGGCGAGCGGGAGGTTTCCATCTTCTGGCTGTATTTGCGCAATACCCTGATTGTGTGCCTTCTGGGCGTGACCGGTACGGTGTGCAGTTCGTCGCTGGCGGCTTACAGCCTGGCCAAGATTCCCTGGCGCGGCCGTGGCGTCCTGTTCGGTCTTACGCTGGCAACGATGATGGTGCCTTTCGCCGTGCTGATGGTGCCGTTGTACACGCTGTTCGCCAGATTCGGCTGGATCGGCACGTTGTTGCCGCTGTGGGTGCCGGCTTTCTTTGGCAGCGGGTTCAATATCTTCCTGCTGCGGCAGTTCTTTCTGACCATCCCAAAGGACCTTTCCGAGGCGGCCCGGATCGACGGATGCAGCGAGTTCGGCATCTTCTGGCGGGTCATTCTGCCGCTGAGCAAGCCGGCCCTGGCGGTCGTCGCTTTGTTTCATTTCCTGTACGCGTGGAACGACTTCATGGGGCCGCTGCTGTTCCTGACTCGCCGGGAAACCTTCACGCTCTCGCTGGGCCTCCAGGCTTTCCAGTCCCAGCACGGCGGCACCGACTGGACCAGCCTGATGGCCGCCAGTACGCTCATCTGCCTGCCGATCATCGTGCTCTTCTTCTTTACCCAGAAGACCTTCATCAAGGGCATCGCGACGACGGGGCTGAAAGGCTGA